One candidate division KSB1 bacterium DNA window includes the following coding sequences:
- a CDS encoding FecR domain-containing protein: protein MKRKTILLTSLLVLFFANLSQAQNIALLFKSKGDVEVKKQNSTNFQKGKKGSRFKNGDVLRTGKAGQAALVFTDDKTLMRIWGNSNITIHGKKEDKSIVKRIEMTSGLLFFNVRKRQKTAIRLETPYGVATIKGTSGLARIDETLKALFLTVFDGIVDLANQFAQSQIVAGQTGKSDGQNIDVQNTQNNNLPAEFQGAQGFSIEFRDAKGAIKNLIIQQEDQEQ, encoded by the coding sequence ATGAAACGAAAAACAATTCTCTTAACCAGCTTATTAGTGCTCTTTTTCGCTAACTTATCCCAGGCTCAAAATATTGCATTACTATTTAAATCCAAAGGAGATGTGGAAGTTAAAAAACAAAATTCCACAAACTTTCAGAAAGGGAAAAAAGGCAGCCGTTTTAAAAACGGAGACGTTCTCAGAACCGGAAAAGCTGGACAAGCCGCCCTGGTTTTTACGGATGATAAAACATTGATGCGGATTTGGGGAAATTCCAATATTACGATTCATGGCAAGAAAGAAGATAAATCCATCGTAAAAAGAATCGAAATGACATCAGGTCTTTTGTTTTTTAATGTTCGGAAGAGGCAAAAAACGGCCATACGATTGGAAACTCCATACGGGGTTGCTACTATAAAAGGCACATCCGGCCTCGCAAGAATTGATGAAACATTAAAAGCTTTATTCCTGACTGTTTTCGATGGCATTGTCGATTTGGCAAACCAATTCGCACAATCCCAAATTGTTGCGGGTCAGACTGGCAAATCAGATGGCCAAAATATTGATGTGCAAAATACTCAGAATAACAATCTTCCAGCAGAATTTCAAGGTGCCCAGGGTTTTAGCATTGAATTTCGAGATGCAAAAGGAGCTATTAAAAATTTGATCATTCAACAAGAAGATCAGGAGCAATAG